A single Drosophila miranda strain MSH22 chromosome XR, D.miranda_PacBio2.1, whole genome shotgun sequence DNA region contains:
- the LOC108151367 gene encoding GSK3-beta interaction protein, with amino-acid sequence MADSKTSDGDVEEQAFNCIDEANAIINDVKAHVAEICISSKLASDATQIYLNIRTIESATCCVQVTSRGFKIVSSQYDTVDADKRMAAKLHIDEVEEAAAEEDEEIFETPYALLDKISPRYVESFGNQLCQQLRQLQQMRTEFLEEEEEEEEEEEED; translated from the coding sequence ATGGCCGACTCAAAAACCAGCGATGGGGACGTCGAGGAGCAAGCATTCAACTGCATTGACGAGGCAAATGCGATCATCAACGATGTAAAGGCGCACGTAGCTGAAATATGCATCTCCTCCAAGCTGGCCAGCGATGCCACGCAGATATACCTGAACATACGGACCATAGAGAGTGCCACCTGCTGCGTGCAGGTCACCAGTCGTGGCTTCAAGATTGTCTCCTCCCAGTATGACACCGTAGATGCCGACAAGAGGATGGCTGCCAAGCTACACATCGATGAGGTGGAGGAAGCTGCTGCAGAGGAAGACGAGGAGATCTTTGAAACGCCCTATGCGTTGCTGGACAAGATAAGTCCTCGCTATGTGGAATCCTTCGGCAACCAACTGTGCCAGCAACTCAGGCAGCTGCAGCAGATGCGGACAGAGTTCCTCGAGGAGgaagaagaggaggaggaggaggaagaggaggactAG
- the LOC108151366 gene encoding bifunctional peptidase and (3S)-lysyl hydroxylase Jmjd7, with the protein MCMEQLAYAYNIMSKIETAINLLLQEAEDLRIGSSISELDHLPTALEFCRDYFAKNSPVIIRNALSWPAIGKWTPDYLIKKLNDKIVDVAVTPNGYADGLATQKGREYFVLPLEKQMKLSDLVQRLDDPMGAIHYVQKQNSNFSQDFPELGSDLVISDLDFAQQSFNKPPDAVNFWLGDERAITSMHKDPYENMYCVISGYKDFILIPPYQLSCVPRSTYPTGIYKTSDSGQFYIDPLTDEDGVELLTEWVSIDPLAPDLAKYPEYARAKPLRVRVHAGDVLYLPNYWFHHVRQSHKCIAVNFWYDLDYDSRYCYYRMLEELTSQTRSQPKTT; encoded by the coding sequence ATGTGTATGGAACAGCTGGCTTATGCATACAATATCATGTCAAAAATTGAAACTGCCATTAATCTGCTACTCCAAGAGGCAGAAGATCTGCGAATTGGGAGCAGCATTTCGGAGCTAGACCACCTACCTACTGCCTTGGAGTTTTGTCGAGACTACTTTGCCAAAAACTCGCCAGTCATCATCCGCAATGCGCTATCCTGGCCGGCCATTGGCAAATGGACCCCGGACTACCTGATCAAGAAGCTGAACGACAAGATCGTGGATGTGGCCGTCACACCGAATGGCTATGCAGATGGTCTGGCCACTCAGAAGGGGCGAGAGTATTTTGTCCTGCCACTGGAGAAGCAAATGAAGCTGTCGGACCTCGTGCAGCGCCTCGATGATCCAATGGGTGCCATCCACTACGTTCAGAAGcaaaactcaaatttcagcCAAGACTTTCCGGAGCTGGGCAGTGATTTGGTCATAAGTGACTTGGACTTTGCCCAACAGTCCTTTAATAAGCCACCAGACGCCGTTAACTTTTGGCTGGGGGACGAGCGCGCCATCACCTCCATGCACAAAGATCCCTATGAGAATATGTACTGTGTGATATCGGGATATAAGGACTTCATTCTCATACCCCCATATCAGCTAAGCTGTGTTCCACGCAGCACTTACCCCACAGGCATCTACAAGACATCGGATTCTGGCCAGTTTTATATAGATCCCCTGACAGACGAAGATGGTGTGGAACTACTAACGGAGTGGGTCAGCATAGATCCGCTGGCCCCCGACCTCGCCAAGTATCCCGAGTATGCTAGGGCCAAGCCTTTGAGAGTGCGCGTCCATGCTGGCGATGTCCTGTACCTGCCCAACTACTGGTTCCATCATGTTCGCCAGAGCCACAAATGCATCGCCGTCAACTTCTGGTACGACTTGGACTACGACAGTCGCTACTGCTACTATCGCATGCTGGAGGAGCTAACCAGCCAGACAAGGAGCCAACCCAAAACTACCTAG
- the LOC108151365 gene encoding ATP-dependent RNA helicase Ddx1, protein MTAFEEFGVLPELGKATDEADWTLPTDVQAEAIPLILGGGDVLMAAETGSGKTGAFCLPILQIVWETLRDLEEGKGGKGGGGTAAAVTPWTMSFFDRGNALAVTPDGLRCQSREFKEWHGCRATTGVRGKGKFYFETAVTDEGLCRVGWSTQQANLDLGTCRHGFGFGGTGKKSNNRQFDDYGEAFGKADVIGCLLDLQRLEVSFTKNGQSLGVAFRVPENLSKETFYPAVVLKNAEMLFNFGKTDFKYSPGNGFVSVCQAGPEHSKTNPLASPTTNAAAAKPAPNAPQAIIIEPSRELAEQTYNQIEKFKYHLSNPEVRSLLLIGGVRLDEQKAQLQQGIHIVVGTPGRLEELINSGYVLLTHCRFFVLDEADALLKQGYTDLIDRLHKQIPKITAEGRRLQMIVCSATLHAFEVKKMAERLMHFPTWVDLKGEDAVPETVHHVVCLVDPQADRSWQSLRQAIRTDGVHDRDNVHASNPSQETHSQAVKLLKGEYCFHAIEKHQMDRAIIFCRTKQDCDNLEQYLKQRGGQRFSCVCLHGDRKPQERKQNLEMFKQQKVKFLICTDVAARGLDITGLPFMINVTLPDDKANYVHRIGRVGRAERMGLAISLVSTVPEKVWYHGEWCKSRGRNCSNTNLTDVRGCCIWYNEPNLLAEVEDHLNITIQQVDKAMEVPVNDFDGKVVYGQKNLNTGTGYKDHVEQLVPTVRKLTDLELQSQSLFLKRLKV, encoded by the exons ATGACCGCTTTTGAGG AGTTTGGCGTTCTCCCGGAGCTGGGAAAGGCCACCGACGAAGCCGACTGGAC ACTGCCTACAGATGTGCAGGCGGAGGCCATACCGCTCATCTTGGGAGGCGGCGATGTCTTGATGGCCGCCGAAACCGGATCTGGCAAAACGGGAGCCTTCTGCCTGCCCATCTTGCAAATTGTGTGGGAGACTCTGCGCGATCTCGAGGAGGGAAAAGGTGGCAAAGGCGGCGGAGGCACCGCAGCAGCTGTGACCCCATGGACTATGTCCTTTTTTGATCGCGGAAATGCGCTAGCTGTTACTCCCGACGGACTGCGCTGCCAGTCGAGGGAGTTTAAGGAGTGGCACGGATGCCGTGCTACCACCGGAGTTCGCGGCAAGGGAAAGTTCTACTTTGAGACGGCAGTAACGGATGAGGGACTGTGCCGCGTCGGCTGGTCCACACAGCAGGCTAATCTGGACTTGGGAACCTGCCGTCATGGGTTCGGATTCGGTGGAACGGGCAAAAAGTCGAACAATCGGCAGTTTGACGACTACGGCGAAGCCTTTGGCAAGGCAGACGTCATTGGATGCCTCCTGGACTTGCAGCGCCTGGAGGTGAGCTTCACCAAGAATGGTCAGAGTCTGGGCGTGGCCTTTCGCGTCCCAGAGAATCTAAGCAAGGAAACATTTTACCCGGCTGTGGTTCTAAAAAACGCCGAAATGTTGTTCAACTTTGGCAAAACAGACTTCAAGTACAGCCCAGGCAATGGATTCGTAAGTGTCTGCCAGGCCGGACCGGAGCATAGCAAAACCAATCCCTTGGCCAGTCCCACCACCAATGCTGCAGCCGCCAAACCAGCCCCCAATGCTCCTCAAGCAATCATTATTGAGCCCAGTCGGGAGCTGGCCGAACAGACCTATAATCAGATCGAGAAATTCAAGTACCACTTGAGTAATCCGGAAGTGCGCTCACTGCTGCTCATAGGCGGGGTCAGATTGGATGAGCAGAAGGCGCAGCTCCAGCAGGGCATCCATATTGTGGTTGGCACCCCCGGTCGCCTGGAAGAGTTGATTAACAGTGGCTACGTGCTGCTCACCCATTGTCGCTTCTTTGTGCTGGACGAGGCAGATGCCCTTCTCAAGCAGGGCTACACGGATCTCATCGACCGTTTGCACAAGCAGATACCAAAAATCACGGCAGAAGGGCGCCGCCTCCAGATGATTGTCTGCTCGGCCACGCTGCACGCCTTCGAGGTTAAGAAGATGGCCGAGCGCTTGATGCACTTCCCTACCTGGGTGGATCTGAAGGGAGAAGATGCCGTGCCGGAAACCGTACACCATGTGGTCTGCTTGGTGGATCCCCAGGCTGATCGAAGCTGGCAGTCCCTCCGCCAGGCCATCCGCACCGACGGAGTGCACGACCGCGACAATGTGCACGCCAGCAATCCGTCGCAGGAAACCCATTCGCAGGCTGTCAAACTCTTAAAGGGCGAGTACTGCTTCCATGCCATTGAGAAGCATCAGATGGATCGCGCCATCATCTTTTGTCGCACCAAGCAGGACTGCGACAATCTGGAGCAGTACCTCAAGCAACGCGGGGGCCAGCGATTCTCTTGTGTCTGCCTGCATGGCGACCGTAAACCGCAGGAGCGCAAGCAGAACCTGGAAATGTTCAAGCAGCAGAAGGTCAAGTTCTTGATATGCACAGATGTGGCTGCTCGAGGTCTGGATATCACAGGATTGCCATTCA TGATCAATGTTACGCTGCCCGATGACAAAGCCAACTACGTGCACCGAATCGGTCGCGTTGGTCGAGCCGAACGCATGGGCCTAGCAATCAGTCTGGTGTCCACGGTGCCGGAAAAGGTCTGGTACCATGGCGAATGGTGCAAGTCGCGTGGCCGCAACTGCAGCAACACCAATCTGACCGATGTACGCGGCTGCTGCATCTGGTACAACGAGCCGAACCTCCTGGCCGAGGTCGAGGACCATCTGAACATAACCATACAGCAGGTAGATAAGGCCATGGAAGTGCCCGTCAACGATTTCGACGGCAAGGTGGTCTACGGGCAGAAGAATCTGAATACCGGCACTGGCTACAAGGATCATGTGGAGCAGCTGGTGCCGACGGTGCGGAAACTAACAGACTTGGAACTGCAATCACAATCTTTATTCTTGAAACGCCTTAAAGTCTAA
- the LOC108151363 gene encoding guanine nucleotide exchange factor subunit Rich, translated as MYFPVGWPKRVSLALPGESANIRHICCDAVKILVAAVGDDFLGIWYANPLIPIAYFRRTEESLKQFGTNLLIVWKPDSRQLALLTSEGALLLYQLDFDANGSGILMQVDPPAASLKRDSAELFIKENIPRLSLRELCSVTLGSVITTVCCISLSELLLATQSCELLRLQWTQLELAENEQELPALASIKLRDIPFYVQQQQAPAKNFPPLGNDSFVASLEYSPFIGGCAAVFSDRRAAFLIANHLKFETDHMHGFWVQDVEDASICSVNHKFRLLAYGQESSAVNVYAIDDATGGLEFSHRLTLTENVLPGSLGAVNELKWSPDGCVLAVSWANGGLSLWSTFGALLMSTLSWDFGLNVDLLKQNPLKLRRLEWSTEGYQLFMLMKEAENQANNVLQLQFVKSALSMNPCMTANPHILLQGDDCLYINQGNNLEETYGGNKFTFPSSGGADQPEDDCLELKHSLNTGSILTESKYWTLLQLPLNYASTNWPIRYAAIDKDGLHLAVAGRTGLAHYSLMTRKWKLFGNESQEKDFVVSGGLLWWHGFIVMGCYSLLDRTDELRCYPAECKLDNQFGHKLQVRAPVISLNVFRNQLIVLTADGIVSLFHMSKKSAYAIDIECAYELDVKSICIHPACIVSLTVTNLKNELKPQGQQQDQAETIIVNVCGRILMIQRDANENVPNTLLATCLASCVECFWLSHTLERCAMRDCLWLYSGAHGMRVWLPILPPGRERREQGGAQRLHSFMSKRIMLSFPLKVYPLVILFDNVIVLGVENESTLYTNESASHFSVPFALMERKSQIYLHKVLRQLIKRNLGYSAWEIAQSCRALPYFPHALELLLHEVLEEEATSKQPIPDAQLPSILDFIREFPVYLETIVQCARKTEIALWPYLFSMAGKPKELFQLCLQSEQLDTAASYLIILQNLEPSVVSKQYATMLLDIALQQRKWELAKDLIRFLKAIDPNEIDSPRSSMVVNVKIAPPPQVNTQQQVNQNADAFNMVLGPIARERSFSTTVTSNLPKDKQAAGSGGGMAVTPIGETSSSGAPSVVRRRSTKQRETFCIDLILQRHARQLLQNYKLMDLGYMCAYLDFHLVTWLSQEAERTAKLDDFACALQALHEELQLPSPFPPSGKDEFAQLRGTLRQAGGGSSQTSESGYFSLATPNGAATQSPQLQPSIKEEEELQHSSLPILKARSSSQLSFDNFRYRRLYSLPASEEDLLADPLPEKLSIKLRYLLQLFIEANCTDYALVLSILLQDAASISRIVNVIIRSESVNSCKRTEAALKQLSQWTFEHNGSLYRGFVMTLQPHIYLLEQYIQSLGDASSSSSHDASAGNDLTADSAAVLDNDESDFVPKLQQANGNQWKMDLMPAHQRLTRHASLESNGNAGPTSGGSAQSTPTQQRLLRQNSRDREGCRLM; from the coding sequence ATGTACTTTCCAGTAGGCTGGCCCAAGCGGGTTAGTCTGGCACTGCCCGGAGAGAGTGCCAATATACGTCACATCTGCTGTGATGCCGTCAAAATACTCGTTGCCGCCGTGGGCGATGATTTTCTTGGAATCTGGTATGCGAATCCCCTGATACCCATTGCCTACTTTCGCAGGACGGAGGAGTCCCTGAAGCAGTTTGGGACGAACCTCTTGATTGTCTGGAAACCAGACTCTAGGCAGCTGGCTCTGCTCACCAGCGAGGGAGCCTTGCTGCTCTATCAGCTGGACTTCGATGCCAATGGCAGTGGCATACTGATGCAGGTGGATCCCCCAGCGGCCAGCCTCAAGAGGGACTCTGCGGAGCTGTTCATAAAGGAGAACATACCCCGGCTGAGCCTGAGGGAATTGTGCAGCGTCACCCTGGGATCTGTCATCACAACCGTCTGCTGTATCAGCCTGAGCGAGTTGCTGCTGGCCACCCAATCGTGTGAGCTTCTGCGTCTGCAGTGGACCCAACTGGAGTTGGCTGAGAACGAACAGGAGCTGCCTGCCCTGGCCTCCATCAAGCTGCGCGACATTCCTTTCTACGTTCAGCAACAGCAAGCGCCGGCCAAGAACTTCCCTCCTCTGGGCAATGACTCGTTTGTGGCCTCCTTGGAATACTCACCGTTCATTGGAGGCTGTGCGGCCGTTTTCAGCGACCGACGTGCCGCCTTTCTGATAGCCAATCACCTAAAGTTCGAGACGGATCACATGCACGGCTTTTGGGTGCAGGACGTCGAGGATGCGAGTATCTGCAGCGTGAATCACAAGTTCCGACTGCTGGCCTACGGCCAGGAAAGCTCGGCGGTCAATGTCTATGCGATTGACGATGCCACCGGAGGGTTAGAGTTTTCTCACCGGCTGACCCTCACAGAAAACGTGCTTCCTGGAAGCTTGGGCGCTGTGAATGAACTCAAGTGGAGTCCCGATGGTTGTGTTTTGGCTGTGAGCTGGGCCAATGGAGGATTGTCGCTCTGGAGCACCTTCGGCGCCCTGCTGATGTCCACGCTAAGCTGGGACTTTGGCCTCAATGTCGATCTACTGAAACAGAATCCCCTCAAGCTACGGCGCCTGGAATGGTCCACGGAGGGCTATCAGTTGTTCATGCTCATGAAAGAGGCGGAGAACCAGGCCAACAACGTTCTGCAGCTGCAGTTTGTGAAAAGTGCGCTCAGCATGAATCCCTGCATGACTGCCAATCCGCACATCCTTCTGCAGGGCGATGACTGCCTGTACATCAATCAGGGCAACAATCTGGAAGAAACCTATGGCGGCAACAAGTTTACATTTCCCTCGAGCGGAGGAGCCGATCAGCCGGAGGACGATTGCCTGGAGCTCAAGCATAGCTTGAACACAGGAAGCATCCTGACCGAGAGCAAGTACTGGACCCTGCTGCAGCTGCCCCTGAACTATGCATCCACCAATTGGCCCATCCGGTATGCTGCGATAGACAAGGACGGTCTTCACTTGGCCGTGGCTGGGCGCACGGGGCTGGCCCACTATTCCCTCATGACCAGGAAGTGGAAACTGTTTGGCAACGAGTCGCAGGAAAAGGACTTTGTGGTGTCTGGCGGGCTCCTGTGGTGGCACGGCTTCATTGTGATGGGCTGCTACTCCCTGCTGGACAGAACCGACGAGCTGCGCTGCTATCCTGCTGAATGCAAGCTGGACAATCAGTTTGGCCACAAGCTGCAGGTGCGGGCGCCTGTCATCAGTCTTAATGTCTTCCGCAACCAGCTGATCGTGCTCACAGCAGACGGCATCGTAAGCCTATTCCACATGTCCAAAAAGTCGGCCTACGCCATAGACATCGAGTGTGCGTATGAGCTAGATGTGAAGAGCATCTGCATCCACCCGGCCTGCATTGTGAGCCTGACGGTGACCAACCTCAAGAACGAACTGAAGCCCCAGGGACAGCAGCAGGACCAGGCCGAGACGATAATCGTGAATGTCTGCGGCCGCATCCTGATGATACAACGCGATGCCAACGAAAATGTGCCCAACACGCTCCTGGCCACCTGCCTGGCCAGCTGCGTCGAGTGCTTCTGGCTCTCCCACACCCTGGAGCGGTGTGCGATGAGGGATTGCCTCTGGCTGTACTCGGGAGCGCATGGAATGCGCGTGTGGCTGCCCATTCTGCCGCCTGGTCGGGAGAGAAGAGAGCAGGGCGGTGCCCAGCGACTGCACAGCTTCATGTCGAAGAGGATCATGCTGAGTTTCCCCCTCAAAGTGTATCCGCTGGTGATCCTGTTCGACAACGTGATTGTGCTGGGTGTGGAGAACGAGAGCACTCTGTACACCAACGAGTCGGCGTCTCATTTCTCAGTGCCGTTCGCCCTGATGGAGCGCAAGTCACAGATCTACCTGCACAAGGTGTTACGACAGCTGATCAAACGGAATCTGGGATACTCTGCGTGGGAGATAGCTCAATCGTGCCGCGCTTTGCCTTATTTCCCACACGccctggagctgctgctgcacgaAGTTCTCGAGGAGGAGGCAACCAGCAAGCAACCCATACCAGACGCTCAGTTACCAAGCATTCTCGACTTTATCCGCGAGTTCCCCGTCTATCTGGAGACCATTGTCCAGTGTGCCAGGAAGACGGAGATTGCCCTGTGGCCCTATCTCTTCTCAATGGCGGGCAAGCCTAAGGAACTCTTCCAGCTCTGTCTGCAGTCGGAACAGCTGGACACTGCGGCCAGCTACCTGATCATCCTGCAGAACCTGGAGCCGTCGGTGGTCAGCAAGCAGTATGCCACAATGCTGCTGGACATTGCCCTGCAGCAGAGAAAGTGGGAGCTGGCCAAGGATCTGATTCGCTTCCTTAAGGCCATCGATCCGAACGAGATCGATTCGCCGCGCTCCTCGATGGTTGTCAACGTGAAGATTGCACCACCGCCGCAGGTGAACACCCAGCAGCAGGTCAATCAGAATGCAGATGCCTTTAACATGGTACTGGGCCCGATTGCCAGGGAGCGGAGTTTCTCCACCACAGTGACCAGTAACCTGCCCAAGGACAAGCAGGCGGCTGGCTCTGGGGGCGGAATGGCGGTAACACCCATCGGCGAGACGAGCAGCTCGGGGGCGCCTTCGGTCGTGCGTCGGCGATCCACGAAGCAACGGGAAACGTTCTGCATTGACCTGATCCTGCAGCGACATGCCAGACAGTTGCTCCAGAACTACAAGCTCATGGATCTGGGCTATATGTGCGCATATCTGGATTTCCATTTGGTCACCTGGCTATCGCAAGAGGCAGAGCGGACAGCCAAGCTGGACGATTTCGCTTGCGCTCTGCAGGCTCTCCACGAAGAACTACAGCTGCCCAGTCCGTTTCCACCTTCGGGCAAGGATGAATTTGCCCAGCTAAGGGGAACCCTCCGGCAGGCGGGCGGGGGTTCATCGCAGACCTCCGAGTCGGGCTACTTCAGCCTGGCCACGCCCAATGGAGCAGCAACGCAGTCGCCCCAGCTGCAGCCCAGCATTaaggaagaggaggagctgCAGCACAGCTCGCTGCCCATCTTGAAAGCTCGGTCCAGCTCGCAGTTATCCTTCGACAACTTCCGCTACCGCAGACTGTACTCTCTGCCGGCTTCCGAGGAAGACCTACTGGCCGATCCGCTGCCCGAAAAGCTGTCTATCAAACTGCGGTACCTGCTCCAGCTGTTCATCGAGGCCAACTGCACGGACTACGCCCTGGTGCTGTCCATACTGCTGCAGGATGCCGCCTCAATCTCCCGGATAGTGAATGTAATCATACGCAGCGAGTCGGTAAACTCCTGCAAGCGAACGGaggcggctctgaagcagcTCAGCCAATGGACCTTCGAGCACAACGGCTCGCTCTATCGAGGCTTCGTGATGACGCTGCAGCCACACATCTATCTGCTCGAACAGTACATCCAGTCGCTGGGGGATGCTTCCTCCTCTTCCAGCCATGACGCCAGCGCCGGAAATGATTTGACGGCTGACTCCGCGGCCGTGCTAGATAACGACGAAAGCGACTTTGTGCCAAAATTGCAGCAGGCGAATGGAAATCAGTGGAAGATGGACTTGATGCCGGCACACCAGCGCCTGACGCGGCATGCCAGCCTCGAGTCCAACGGCAATGCAGGTCCAACATCCGGCGGCTCTGCCCAGTCCACGCCCACGCAGCAGCGGCTGCTCCGGCAGAACAGTCGGGATCGGGAAGGCTGCCGCCTAATGTAA